A DNA window from Etheostoma spectabile isolate EspeVRDwgs_2016 chromosome 22, UIUC_Espe_1.0, whole genome shotgun sequence contains the following coding sequences:
- the LOC116672394 gene encoding E3 ubiquitin-protein ligase MARCH6 isoform X2, translating into MDTAEEADICRVCRSEGTPDKPLYHPCVCTGSIKFIHQECLVQWLKHSRKEYCELCKHRFAFTPIYSPDMPSRLPIQDICAGLLTSVGTAIRYWFHYTLVAFAWLGVVPLTACRIYKCLFTGSVSSLLTLPLDMLSTENLLADCLQGCFVVTCTLCAFISLVWLREQIVHGGAPHWLEQHQAPPPNAAGQANEAQAAGQGAADEPPAAQPAPADPPAQNEAEPEPPDVPPDQGHNPELEEEEGAAAEDADPNNGPQDDMNWNALEWDRAAEELTWERMLGLDGSLVFLEHVFWVVSLNTLFILVFAFCPYHIGHFSVVGLGFEEYVQASHFEGLITTIVGYILLAMTLILCHGLAALVRFQRSRRLLGVCYIVVKVSLLVVVEIGVFPLICGWWLDICSLEMFDASLKDRELSFKSAPGTTMFLHWLVGMVYVFYFASFILLLREVLRPGVLWFLRNLNDPDFNPVQEMIHLPIYRHLRRFILSVVVFGSIVLLMLWLPIRLIKLLLPTFLPYNVMLYSDAPVSELSLELLLLQVVLPALLEQGHTRQWLKGLVRAWTVSAGYLLDLHSYLLGEQEDNDANQPVNNNNNNPPPGHHNNNNNPAPAGEGLHAAHQAILQQGGPVGFQPYHRPLRFPFRIVLLIAFMCITLLVASLVCLTLPVFTGRWLMSFWTGSSKIHELYTAACGLYVCWLSIRGVTVLLAWMPQGRTVIARKVQEWTLMILKTLVVALLVAGVIPLLLGLLFELVIVAPLRVPLDQTPLFYPWQDWALGVLHAKIIAAITLMGPQWWLKTVIEQVYANGIRNIDLQFIIRKLAAPVISVLLLSLCVPYVIAAGVVPAVGVTPEMEILMQRRIYPFLLMVVSLIGILSFQIRQFKRLYEHIKNDKYLVGQRLVNYERKAARASSVPPPNPVAE; encoded by the exons ATGGATACTGCCGAAGAag CGGACATTTGTCGTGTGTGCCGCTCTGAGGGGACCCCAGACAAACCCTTGTACCACCCGTGTGTCTGCACAGGCAGTATCAAGTTTATCCACCAGGAATG TTTGGTCCAGTGGCTAAAGCACAGCAGGAAGGAGTACTGTGAATTATGCAAGCACAGATTTGCTTTCACGCCAA TCTACTCCCCAGACATGCCCTCACGTCTGCCCATCCAGGACATCTGTGCAGGCCTGCTGACCAGTGTGGGCACGGCCATCCGTTACTGGTTTCATTACACACTGGTGGCCTTTGCATGGCTCGGGGTGGTTCCTCTCACTGCAT GTCGCATCTACAAGTGTCTGTTTACCGGCTCTGTGAGCTCACTTTTGACACTGCCGCTGGACATGCTCTCTAC AGAGAACCTGCTTGCAGATTGTCTACAGGGCTGCTTTGTGGTGACATGCACACTGTGTGCATTTATCAGCCTGGTTTGGCTCAGAGAACAGATAGTCCATGGTGGGGCTCCCCATTGGTTAGAGCAGCACCAGGCGCCACCACCAAATGCAGCCGGACAAGCCAATGAG GCACAAGCTGCAGGCCAGGGAGCAGCTGATGAGCCCCCTGCAGCCCAGCCAGCCCCTGCTGATCCACCAGCCCAGAATGAAGCAGAGCCTGAGCCCCCTGATGTGCCCCCAGACCAGGGTCATAACCCAGAGctggaagaagaggagggagcAGCAGCTGAAGATGCAGACCCCAACAATGGACCACAAG ACGACATGAATTGGAATGCCTTGGAGTGGGACAGAGCGGCGGAGGAGCTCACATGGGAAAGG ATGCTTGGCCTGGATGGTTCACTGGTATTTCTG GAGCATGTCTTTTGGGTAGTGTCTCTCAACACACTCTTCATCCTGGTCTTTG CGTTTTGTCCCTACCACATTGGGCACTTCTCTGTCGTGGGTCTTGGCTTTGAGGAATAT GTCCAAGCCTCACACTTTGAGGGCTTAATCACAACTATTGTGGGCTACATACTGCTGGCCATGACGCTCATCCTCTGTCAT GGACTGGCTGCCCTGGTCAGGTTCCAGCGCTCCCGACGTCTCCTGGGAGTCTGCTACATTGTAGTCAAG GTCTCTCTTCTGGTTGTTGTGGAGATTGGTGTTTTTCCACTCATCTGTGGCTGGTGGCTTGACATCTGCTCTTTA GAGATGTTTGATGCCTCCCTGAAAGACAGAGAGTTGAGTTTTAAATCAGCCCCTGGTACCACTATGTTCCTGCACTGGCTTGTGGGAATGGTCTATGTTTTCTACTTTGCTTCTTTCATCCTCCTACTGAGAGAG GTGCTGAGGCCCGGAGTGCTGTGGTTTCTGAGAAACCTCAATGACCCAGATTTTAACCCGGTGCAGGAAATGATTCACCTGCCCATCTACAGACACCTGCGGCGGTTCATCCTGTCCGTGGTTGTGTTCGGCTCTATCGTGTTGCTCATGCTGTGGCTGCCCATCCGGCTGATCAAACTGCTGCTACCCACCTTCCTCCCATACAACGTCATGCTCTACAG TGACGCCCCTGTCAGCGAGCTGTCTTTGGAGCTATTATTACTGCAGGTTGTGTTGCCAGCTCTATTGGAGCAGGGACACACTCGCCAGTGGCTCAAAGGCCTGGTCAGGGCCTGGACAGTCAGTGCTGGATATTTACT AGACCTTCACTCCTACCTCCTCGGGGAGCAGGAGGACAATGATGCCAACCAGCCTgtgaacaacaacaataacaacccTCCTCCTGGTCAccataacaacaataacaacccTGCCCCAGCTGGCGAGGGGCTGCATGCAGCCCATCAGGCCATTCTGCAGCAAGGGGGGCCAGTTGGATTCCAGCCTTACCACAGACCCCTTCGCTTCCCATTCAGG ATTGTGTTGCTGATAGCATTCATGTGCATCACTCTGCTGGTGGCCAGCCTGGTGTGCCTAACCCTACCAG tgtttacCGGACGCTGGCTGATGTCCTTCTGGACAGGAAGCTCCAAAATCCACGAGCTGTACACGGCAGCATGTGGCCTGTATGTCTGCTGGCTGTCTATTCGCGGAGTCACCGTGCTTCTGGCCTGGATGCCCCAAGGACGTACCGTCATCGCACGCAAAGTCCAGGAGTGGACACTCATG ATTCTGAAGACCCTGGTAGTAGCTCTGCTGGTCGCCGGGGTCATCCCGTTGCTACTGGGCCTGCTGTTTGAACTGGTCATTGTGGCTCCACTCAGGGTCCCCCTGGACCAAACACCCCTCTTCTACCCTTGGCAG GACTGGGCTCTCGGAGTGCTCCATGCCAAAATCATTGCTGCCATCACACTCATGGGCCCTCAGTGGTGGTTGAAGACTGTTATTGAGCAG GTTTATGCAAACGGTATTCGCAACATTGATCTCCAGTTCATCATCCGTAAACTGGCAGCTCCGGTCATCTCAGTCCTGCTGTTGTCCTTGTGCGTGCCATACGTGATCGCTGCTGGGGTGGTTCCTGCTGTGG GAGTTACCCCAGAGATGGAGATTCTAATGCAGAGAAGAATCTACCCTTTCCTCTTGATGGTGGTTTCACTTATCGGCATCCTGTCCTTCCAGATCCGACAGTTTAAACGCCTCTATGAACACATCAAGAACGACAA GTACCTGGTTGGACAGAGGCTTGTCAACTACGAACGGAAAGCTGCAAGAGCGAGCTCAGTCCCGCCCCCCAACCCTGTGGCAGAGTAG
- the LOC116672394 gene encoding E3 ubiquitin-protein ligase MARCH6 isoform X1: MDTAEEADICRVCRSEGTPDKPLYHPCVCTGSIKFIHQECLVQWLKHSRKEYCELCKHRFAFTPIYSPDMPSRLPIQDICAGLLTSVGTAIRYWFHYTLVAFAWLGVVPLTACRIYKCLFTGSVSSLLTLPLDMLSTENLLADCLQGCFVVTCTLCAFISLVWLREQIVHGGAPHWLEQHQAPPPNAAGQANEAQAAGQGAADEPPAAQPAPADPPAQNEAEPEPPDVPPDQGHNPELEEEEGAAAEDADPNNGPQDDMNWNALEWDRAAEELTWERMLGLDGSLVFLEHVFWVVSLNTLFILVFAFCPYHIGHFSVVGLGFEEYVQASHFEGLITTIVGYILLAMTLILCHGLAALVRFQRSRRLLGVCYIVVKVSLLVVVEIGVFPLICGWWLDICSLEMFDASLKDRELSFKSAPGTTMFLHWLVGMVYVFYFASFILLLREVLRPGVLWFLRNLNDPDFNPVQEMIHLPIYRHLRRFILSVVVFGSIVLLMLWLPIRLIKLLLPTFLPYNVMLYSDAPVSELSLELLLLQVVLPALLEQGHTRQWLKGLVRAWTVSAGYLLDLHSYLLGEQEDNDANQPVNNNNNNPPPGHHNNNNNPAPAGEGLHAAHQAILQQGGPVGFQPYHRPLRFPFRIVLLIAFMCITLLVASLVCLTLPVFTGRWLMSFWTGSSKIHELYTAACGLYVCWLSIRGVTVLLAWMPQGRTVIARKVQEWTLMFVQILKTLVVALLVAGVIPLLLGLLFELVIVAPLRVPLDQTPLFYPWQDWALGVLHAKIIAAITLMGPQWWLKTVIEQVYANGIRNIDLQFIIRKLAAPVISVLLLSLCVPYVIAAGVVPAVGVTPEMEILMQRRIYPFLLMVVSLIGILSFQIRQFKRLYEHIKNDKYLVGQRLVNYERKAARASSVPPPNPVAE, translated from the exons ATGGATACTGCCGAAGAag CGGACATTTGTCGTGTGTGCCGCTCTGAGGGGACCCCAGACAAACCCTTGTACCACCCGTGTGTCTGCACAGGCAGTATCAAGTTTATCCACCAGGAATG TTTGGTCCAGTGGCTAAAGCACAGCAGGAAGGAGTACTGTGAATTATGCAAGCACAGATTTGCTTTCACGCCAA TCTACTCCCCAGACATGCCCTCACGTCTGCCCATCCAGGACATCTGTGCAGGCCTGCTGACCAGTGTGGGCACGGCCATCCGTTACTGGTTTCATTACACACTGGTGGCCTTTGCATGGCTCGGGGTGGTTCCTCTCACTGCAT GTCGCATCTACAAGTGTCTGTTTACCGGCTCTGTGAGCTCACTTTTGACACTGCCGCTGGACATGCTCTCTAC AGAGAACCTGCTTGCAGATTGTCTACAGGGCTGCTTTGTGGTGACATGCACACTGTGTGCATTTATCAGCCTGGTTTGGCTCAGAGAACAGATAGTCCATGGTGGGGCTCCCCATTGGTTAGAGCAGCACCAGGCGCCACCACCAAATGCAGCCGGACAAGCCAATGAG GCACAAGCTGCAGGCCAGGGAGCAGCTGATGAGCCCCCTGCAGCCCAGCCAGCCCCTGCTGATCCACCAGCCCAGAATGAAGCAGAGCCTGAGCCCCCTGATGTGCCCCCAGACCAGGGTCATAACCCAGAGctggaagaagaggagggagcAGCAGCTGAAGATGCAGACCCCAACAATGGACCACAAG ACGACATGAATTGGAATGCCTTGGAGTGGGACAGAGCGGCGGAGGAGCTCACATGGGAAAGG ATGCTTGGCCTGGATGGTTCACTGGTATTTCTG GAGCATGTCTTTTGGGTAGTGTCTCTCAACACACTCTTCATCCTGGTCTTTG CGTTTTGTCCCTACCACATTGGGCACTTCTCTGTCGTGGGTCTTGGCTTTGAGGAATAT GTCCAAGCCTCACACTTTGAGGGCTTAATCACAACTATTGTGGGCTACATACTGCTGGCCATGACGCTCATCCTCTGTCAT GGACTGGCTGCCCTGGTCAGGTTCCAGCGCTCCCGACGTCTCCTGGGAGTCTGCTACATTGTAGTCAAG GTCTCTCTTCTGGTTGTTGTGGAGATTGGTGTTTTTCCACTCATCTGTGGCTGGTGGCTTGACATCTGCTCTTTA GAGATGTTTGATGCCTCCCTGAAAGACAGAGAGTTGAGTTTTAAATCAGCCCCTGGTACCACTATGTTCCTGCACTGGCTTGTGGGAATGGTCTATGTTTTCTACTTTGCTTCTTTCATCCTCCTACTGAGAGAG GTGCTGAGGCCCGGAGTGCTGTGGTTTCTGAGAAACCTCAATGACCCAGATTTTAACCCGGTGCAGGAAATGATTCACCTGCCCATCTACAGACACCTGCGGCGGTTCATCCTGTCCGTGGTTGTGTTCGGCTCTATCGTGTTGCTCATGCTGTGGCTGCCCATCCGGCTGATCAAACTGCTGCTACCCACCTTCCTCCCATACAACGTCATGCTCTACAG TGACGCCCCTGTCAGCGAGCTGTCTTTGGAGCTATTATTACTGCAGGTTGTGTTGCCAGCTCTATTGGAGCAGGGACACACTCGCCAGTGGCTCAAAGGCCTGGTCAGGGCCTGGACAGTCAGTGCTGGATATTTACT AGACCTTCACTCCTACCTCCTCGGGGAGCAGGAGGACAATGATGCCAACCAGCCTgtgaacaacaacaataacaacccTCCTCCTGGTCAccataacaacaataacaacccTGCCCCAGCTGGCGAGGGGCTGCATGCAGCCCATCAGGCCATTCTGCAGCAAGGGGGGCCAGTTGGATTCCAGCCTTACCACAGACCCCTTCGCTTCCCATTCAGG ATTGTGTTGCTGATAGCATTCATGTGCATCACTCTGCTGGTGGCCAGCCTGGTGTGCCTAACCCTACCAG tgtttacCGGACGCTGGCTGATGTCCTTCTGGACAGGAAGCTCCAAAATCCACGAGCTGTACACGGCAGCATGTGGCCTGTATGTCTGCTGGCTGTCTATTCGCGGAGTCACCGTGCTTCTGGCCTGGATGCCCCAAGGACGTACCGTCATCGCACGCAAAGTCCAGGAGTGGACACTCATG TTTGTGCAGATTCTGAAGACCCTGGTAGTAGCTCTGCTGGTCGCCGGGGTCATCCCGTTGCTACTGGGCCTGCTGTTTGAACTGGTCATTGTGGCTCCACTCAGGGTCCCCCTGGACCAAACACCCCTCTTCTACCCTTGGCAG GACTGGGCTCTCGGAGTGCTCCATGCCAAAATCATTGCTGCCATCACACTCATGGGCCCTCAGTGGTGGTTGAAGACTGTTATTGAGCAG GTTTATGCAAACGGTATTCGCAACATTGATCTCCAGTTCATCATCCGTAAACTGGCAGCTCCGGTCATCTCAGTCCTGCTGTTGTCCTTGTGCGTGCCATACGTGATCGCTGCTGGGGTGGTTCCTGCTGTGG GAGTTACCCCAGAGATGGAGATTCTAATGCAGAGAAGAATCTACCCTTTCCTCTTGATGGTGGTTTCACTTATCGGCATCCTGTCCTTCCAGATCCGACAGTTTAAACGCCTCTATGAACACATCAAGAACGACAA GTACCTGGTTGGACAGAGGCTTGTCAACTACGAACGGAAAGCTGCAAGAGCGAGCTCAGTCCCGCCCCCCAACCCTGTGGCAGAGTAG
- the LOC116672399 gene encoding arylamine N-acetyltransferase, pineal gland isozyme NAT-10: protein MTSVDMLAEPYLSRIGFAGPAEPSLEVLRSLHTCHLLSVPFENLTVHSGGRVQLDLPLLYDKIVNHRRGGFCFENNGLFSWLLSKLGFRVTLLSGQVKNTITGRYGPPFDHLVLMVTIDGQRWLCDVGFGVPCFSAPLSLETGEPQEQGHRVYRITKHTGMHLLEWQGEENRGADGDWTGLYKFTLEPRCREDFAEMCQYHQSSPCSIFFCKSLCTVLKKGGRLTYMGRRLTSTTFPTTGT, encoded by the coding sequence ATGACTTCCGTTGACATGCTGGCCGAGCCCTACTTGTCGCGCATTGGGTTTGCTGGCCCAGCTGAGCCGAGCCTGGAGGTGCTGCGGTCGCTTCACACCTGTCACCTGCTCTCGGTGCCGTTTGAAAACCTGACTGTGCACAGCGGCGGGCGAGTTCAACTTGACCTTCCTCTTCTGTACGACAAGATAGTGAACCATCGCCGAGGCGGCTTCTGCTTTGAGAACAACGGTCTTTTCTCCTGGCTGCTGTCAAAACTGGGCTTCCGGGTGACTCTGCTCTCTGGTCAGGTGAAGAATACGATCACGGGCCGCTACGGGCCACCCTTTGACCATCTGGTCCTCATGGTGACCATTGATGGGCAGCGCTGGCTATGCGACGTCGGGTTCGGAGTCCCATGCTTCAGTGCCCCTCTTTCACTTGAGACCGGCGAGCCCCAGGAGCAGGGCCACCGAGTGTACCGCATCACAAAGCATACGGGGATGCATCTTCTGGAGTGGCAGGGGGAGGAGAACAGAGGGGCAGATGGAGACTGGACAGGTCTCTACAAGTTCACCCTTGAACCTCGGTGTCGGGAGGACTTTGCCGAAATGTGCCAGTACCACCAGAGCTCCCCCTGCTCCATCTTCTTCTGCAAGTCCCTCTGCACCGTCTTAAAAAAAGGTGGAAGGCTCACCTACATGGGCCGTAGACTGACCAGCACCACATTTCCAACAACGGGAACC
- the zdhhc20b gene encoding palmitoyltransferase ZDHHC20-B isoform X1, which yields MAPTHVLRCCQRGLAWIPVIFIALVVCWSYYAYVVELCIFTIPSIGEQIVYLIFFHLFFIMFVWSYWKTIFSQPANPSKEFCLPKAEKERYEKEERPESQQEILWRAATSLPLYTRTGAGAIRYCDRCQVIKPDRCHHCSACDMCVLKMDHHCPWVNNCVGFSNYKFFILFLAYSLVYCLFIAATVLQYFIKFWTLCRRKSAENCPKNELPDTHAKFHVLFLFFVAAMFCISILSLFSYHLWLVGKNRSTIEAFRAPVFRTGSDKNGFSLGFRKNIAQVFGDQKKYWLLPIFTSQGDGLTFPTRLVNADVEQATVTLQPEPNNRAAELPVSPVTPLSESQNRLLSNDQHANNIGDHQADSTLKSADRETITVSMESES from the exons ATGGCGCCCACACACGTACTGAGATGCTGTCAACGGGGTTTAGCATGGATACCTGTGATTTTTATCGCCCTGGTCGTCTGCTGGTCGTATTATGCCTATGTGGTGGAGCTTTGTATAT TCACCATCCCCAGTATAGGAGAGCAGA TTGTCTACCTGATCTTCTTCCACCTCTTTTTCATCATGTTTGTATGGTCTTACTGGAAGACCATCTTCTCTCAACCTGCCAACCCTTCCAAAGAG TTCTGCCTGCCTAAGGCTGAGAAGGAGCGTTATGAGAAGGAAGAGAGGCCAGAGTCCCAGCAAGAGATTCTATGGAGAGCTGCCACCAGTCTGCCTCTGTACACCCGCACAGGAGCCGGAG CAATCCGTTACTGTGACCGCTGTCAAGTTATCAAGCCAGACCGGTGTCATCATTGCTCCGCGTGTGACAT GTGTGTGCTGAAGATGGACCACCATTGTCCCTG GGTGAACAACTGTGTCGGATTCTCCAACTACAAGTTTTTCATCCTCTTCCTGGCTTACTCGCTGGTGTACTGTTTATTCATTGCAGCCACCGTACTGCAATATTTCATAAAGTTCTGGACA CTTTGCCGGAGGAAATCGGCAGAGAACTGCCCAAAG AATGAGCTGCCAGACACTCACGCCAAATTCCAtgtcttgtttctgttttttgtggCGGCCATGTTCTGCATCAGTATTCTGTCCCTCTTCAGCTACCACCTGTGGCTTGTAGGGAAGAACAGGTCCACTATAg AGGCGTTCAGAGCACCAGTCTTTAGGACAGGCTCTGATAAGAACGGCTTCTCTCTGGGTTTCCGGAAGAATATCGCTCAGGTCTTTGGAGACCAGAAGAAGTACTGGCTGCTGCCCATCTTCACCAG CCAGGGAGATGGTCTGACGTTCCCTACGCGGCTGGTCAACGCTGATGTAGAGCAGGCCACGGTGACCCTGCAGCCCGAGCCCAATAACAG AGCTGCTGAACTCCCTGTGAGCCCTGTGACCCCCCTCAGCGAGTCACAGAACCGCCTCCTAAGCAACGACCAGCATGCCAACAACATTGGAGACCATCAGGCTGATAGCACCCTCAAATCAG CTGATAGGGAAACCATTACAGTCTCCATGGAGAGCGAGTCCTAA
- the zdhhc20b gene encoding palmitoyltransferase ZDHHC20-B isoform X2, translated as MAPTHVLRCCQRGLAWIPVIFIALVVCWSYYAYVVELCIFTIPSIGEQIVYLIFFHLFFIMFVWSYWKTIFSQPANPSKEFCLPKAEKERYEKEERPESQQEILWRAATSLPLYTRTGAGAIRYCDRCQVIKPDRCHHCSACDMCVLKMDHHCPWVNNCVGFSNYKFFILFLAYSLVYCLFIAATVLQYFIKFWTNELPDTHAKFHVLFLFFVAAMFCISILSLFSYHLWLVGKNRSTIEAFRAPVFRTGSDKNGFSLGFRKNIAQVFGDQKKYWLLPIFTSQGDGLTFPTRLVNADVEQATVTLQPEPNNRAAELPVSPVTPLSESQNRLLSNDQHANNIGDHQADSTLKSADRETITVSMESES; from the exons ATGGCGCCCACACACGTACTGAGATGCTGTCAACGGGGTTTAGCATGGATACCTGTGATTTTTATCGCCCTGGTCGTCTGCTGGTCGTATTATGCCTATGTGGTGGAGCTTTGTATAT TCACCATCCCCAGTATAGGAGAGCAGA TTGTCTACCTGATCTTCTTCCACCTCTTTTTCATCATGTTTGTATGGTCTTACTGGAAGACCATCTTCTCTCAACCTGCCAACCCTTCCAAAGAG TTCTGCCTGCCTAAGGCTGAGAAGGAGCGTTATGAGAAGGAAGAGAGGCCAGAGTCCCAGCAAGAGATTCTATGGAGAGCTGCCACCAGTCTGCCTCTGTACACCCGCACAGGAGCCGGAG CAATCCGTTACTGTGACCGCTGTCAAGTTATCAAGCCAGACCGGTGTCATCATTGCTCCGCGTGTGACAT GTGTGTGCTGAAGATGGACCACCATTGTCCCTG GGTGAACAACTGTGTCGGATTCTCCAACTACAAGTTTTTCATCCTCTTCCTGGCTTACTCGCTGGTGTACTGTTTATTCATTGCAGCCACCGTACTGCAATATTTCATAAAGTTCTGGACA AATGAGCTGCCAGACACTCACGCCAAATTCCAtgtcttgtttctgttttttgtggCGGCCATGTTCTGCATCAGTATTCTGTCCCTCTTCAGCTACCACCTGTGGCTTGTAGGGAAGAACAGGTCCACTATAg AGGCGTTCAGAGCACCAGTCTTTAGGACAGGCTCTGATAAGAACGGCTTCTCTCTGGGTTTCCGGAAGAATATCGCTCAGGTCTTTGGAGACCAGAAGAAGTACTGGCTGCTGCCCATCTTCACCAG CCAGGGAGATGGTCTGACGTTCCCTACGCGGCTGGTCAACGCTGATGTAGAGCAGGCCACGGTGACCCTGCAGCCCGAGCCCAATAACAG AGCTGCTGAACTCCCTGTGAGCCCTGTGACCCCCCTCAGCGAGTCACAGAACCGCCTCCTAAGCAACGACCAGCATGCCAACAACATTGGAGACCATCAGGCTGATAGCACCCTCAAATCAG CTGATAGGGAAACCATTACAGTCTCCATGGAGAGCGAGTCCTAA